The Streptomyces sp. NBC_00162 genome window below encodes:
- a CDS encoding transposase domain-containing protein — MERSTTADLRKLLTVGQFEGGDQVPRAGQSRKAADDALTDRISVGLIIRTFPPELVDAVVASCGRTEHRQRLLPSRTTVYFVLAICLFTQESYARVAELLTDGLLWAGVDHAARRLPTTAAISRARARLGPEPLAGLFAEVTRPSGSRPAPGDRYRHWRVVTADTAAVPVPESEENRSCYGGQPAAVPAQRRLPHSPRGDLPRVHVLALGGHISHTIRHAVLERPPDHSIGTLARELCGALGTGDLLLADDEFDDPVTLAGARATGADLVWRTRPRAPLQTTDLLPDGSRLCELAGLPGAVRVIGAAPTSGAPLATTVLDHQEAPAPELIALHRRRWRLHASLASLGTLAPGRPQVLRSRWPDGVEQEVWGHLLVHHTIRSLMHPTEP, encoded by the coding sequence ATGGAACGATCGACTACCGCTGACTTAAGAAAGCTGTTGACGGTTGGACAGTTCGAGGGAGGCGACCAGGTGCCACGGGCAGGGCAGTCCCGAAAAGCAGCGGATGACGCACTCACCGATCGCATCTCCGTAGGACTGATCATTCGCACGTTCCCGCCGGAATTGGTGGACGCCGTGGTCGCCTCGTGCGGGCGCACGGAACACCGCCAAAGACTGCTGCCGTCGCGGACCACCGTCTATTTCGTCCTGGCGATATGCCTCTTCACGCAGGAGAGTTACGCACGCGTCGCCGAGCTCCTCACCGACGGGCTGCTCTGGGCCGGAGTGGACCACGCGGCGCGCCGGCTGCCGACGACCGCCGCCATCTCACGCGCGCGGGCCCGCTTGGGACCGGAGCCGCTGGCCGGTCTGTTCGCCGAGGTGACCCGCCCGTCCGGCTCGCGTCCTGCACCCGGAGACCGGTACCGCCACTGGCGGGTGGTGACCGCCGACACCGCGGCCGTCCCGGTCCCGGAAAGCGAGGAGAACCGCTCCTGCTACGGAGGGCAGCCTGCCGCCGTACCCGCCCAGAGGCGGCTCCCGCATTCCCCCCGCGGGGACCTTCCCCGCGTTCATGTGCTCGCCCTGGGCGGGCACATCAGCCACACCATCCGCCACGCTGTCCTGGAACGACCGCCCGACCACTCCATCGGGACGCTCGCCCGGGAACTGTGCGGCGCCCTCGGAACCGGCGACCTCCTGCTGGCCGATGACGAATTCGACGATCCGGTCACGCTGGCGGGCGCGCGGGCCACGGGTGCGGATCTGGTCTGGCGGACACGTCCCCGCGCACCGCTGCAGACCACCGACCTGCTCCCCGACGGCTCCCGCCTGTGCGAACTGGCCGGCCTCCCCGGCGCCGTCCGCGTGATCGGCGCCGCTCCGACCTCAGGCGCCCCTCTTGCGACCACCGTCCTGGACCACCAGGAGGCCCCCGCCCCGGAGCTGATCGCGCTCCATCGCCGCAGATGGCGCCTGCACGCTTCTCTCGCATCCCTCGGCACCCTGGCCCCCGGCAGGCCGCAAGTCCTGCGCTCCCGCTGGCCCGACGGCGTCGAACAGGAGGTATGGGGCCACCTCCTGGTTCACCACACCATCCGCAGCCTGATGCACCCGACGGAGCCGTGA
- a CDS encoding S8 family peptidase: MDLVGLTSLMKLTSGEREIAIGLLDGPVAMDHPALTAESIRQLPGGGPCFLPGSSACRHGTFIAGILVARRGGAAPAICPGCTVIARPVFAETTSDGQRLPSVTAPRLAEAICACVDAGAQVLNLSAGMSQPSTRQERELHMALNYAAGHGALVVVAAGNQGTLGSSALTRHPWVIPVVGYGMDAQPMAQSNLGSSMGKRGLGAPGENVTSLSPNGGLQTQDGTSVAAAFVTGAIALLWSRFPKASVSEIKRAVTGGHGPRRTSVVPPLLDAWRAHQTLSVTQSARDTQ, encoded by the coding sequence TTGGATCTGGTCGGACTTACCTCGCTGATGAAGCTCACGAGCGGCGAGCGCGAGATCGCGATCGGGCTGCTCGACGGACCGGTCGCCATGGATCACCCCGCACTGACCGCCGAGAGCATCCGGCAGCTTCCCGGTGGCGGCCCCTGCTTCCTGCCCGGGAGTTCGGCATGCCGACACGGCACCTTCATCGCCGGCATCCTCGTGGCGCGCCGTGGCGGAGCGGCTCCGGCCATCTGCCCCGGTTGCACCGTGATCGCGCGTCCCGTCTTCGCCGAGACGACGTCTGACGGACAGCGGCTTCCGAGCGTGACGGCTCCGCGGCTGGCCGAGGCGATCTGCGCATGCGTCGATGCGGGTGCGCAGGTGCTGAACCTGAGTGCGGGGATGTCACAGCCCTCCACCAGGCAGGAGCGGGAACTGCACATGGCCCTGAACTACGCGGCCGGGCACGGCGCACTTGTGGTCGTGGCCGCGGGCAATCAAGGGACGCTGGGCAGCAGCGCGCTCACACGCCACCCCTGGGTGATCCCCGTCGTGGGGTACGGCATGGACGCGCAGCCCATGGCGCAGTCGAACCTCGGGAGCTCGATGGGCAAGCGAGGGCTGGGCGCACCGGGCGAGAACGTGACCAGCCTCAGCCCGAACGGAGGGCTGCAGACCCAGGACGGCACCAGCGTCGCGGCCGCGTTCGTGACCGGCGCCATCGCGTTGCTGTGGTCACGGTTCCCGAAGGCGAGCGTCTCGGAGATCAAGAGAGCCGTGACGGGCGGCCATGGGCCTCGGCGCACCAGCGTCGTCCCACCCCTGCTCGACGCCTGGAGGGCACATCAGACGTTGTCGGTCACACAGTCAGCGAGGGACACGCAATGA